The following is a genomic window from Saccopteryx bilineata isolate mSacBil1 chromosome 4, mSacBil1_pri_phased_curated, whole genome shotgun sequence.
CGTCTGTCTTTTCACAGTTCTTTTGCCCAGGGCTAGATGTGATTGGTCCTTAGTGATGGTTGCTAAGACAGTATGTCTTGCTGGTCCAGTGGAAGTTTTGGTGTGTCCACTCACTTCCAGCAGCATCTGAGGGCCAGAGGGATATACCAGGCATCTGGGCTCATGGGCTGCCCTATATCCCTTTATGTTTGTCATATTCTGGGCTTGGATTTGTGGAGTCTGATTGACAGTcagggagagaaaggcagatCTCTTGGCCGCCGAGGGTTCCACCTCCTGGCATCCTGCCACTCCCTTGTCAGTGAGCCTGGCCCACTATAGTAACTCCTCACTTTGCACCTCCAGTCTCACCACCACCATGGCTTCCTTCAAGCTGTCAAGAGCAccatcttttctccttcccttccttccttccttccttccttccttccttccttccttccttccttccttccttccttctttccttcctccctccctccctccctccctccctccctccctccctccctcccttccagcgagagagagagtgagagaagggaaagaaatgagaagcattaacatCAACTCAtatattagttgttcattaattgcttctcatatgtgtcttgacccaggggctccagctgagccagtgactccttgctcaagcctgtgactataggatcatgtctatgattccacgctcaagccagcaaccccctgctcaaattggtgagtcggcactcaagctggcaacatcagggtcccgaacctgggacctcagtgtcccaggttgatgctctgtccactatgccaccacgggtcaggcagtgCCATCTTTCTAGAATAGAAACTTACCCTTGCCCTCACTgccctttttcatttttatttatttatttttgtatttttctgaagtgagaagcaggggcaggggcgtggcagacagactcctacatacactcgaccaggatccacccctcatgcccaccagaaggcgttgctctgctgcaatgggagccattctaatgcttgaggtggaggccatggagccatgctcagtgcccgggccaactttgctccctggagccttggctgtgggaggggaagagagagagagagagagaaaggagagggggaagggtgcagaagcagataggtgcttctgtatgccctggccgggaatcgaacctgggacttccacacgctggaccagtgctctaccactgagccaagtggccagagcctattttttatctttttatttttgacagagacagaatcagagagaggaataggcagggacagacaggcaggaacagagagagttgagaagcatcaatcattagtttttcgttgtgacaccttagttttcattgattgctttctcatatgtgccttgactgtggggctacagcagaccgagtaaccccttgcttgagccagcaaccttgggtccaagctggtgagctttgctcaaaccagatgagcctgtgctcaagctggcgacctcggggtctcgaacctgggtcttccgcatcccagtccaatgctctgtccactgtgccactgcctggtcagacgccCTCACTGCCCTGACCCAACTTTGCAGCCTTACCTCCCCACTCCATCACCCTTTGACCTCACTACTACATCTGCCACCCTTCTTTAGGCTTCGTCCCCTTCGTAAAACTGCTCCATTGTGCAGCGTTACTCTCCTCTCTGGAAAACTTACTTTGTCCTTTAGGACTCCACTTTAGAGTCAATTTTTTGGTCTCTGACTTCCTCAGACAGTCCTGGGCAACCACAGCCCCAGTGCAGACCATCCTCACAGTGCTGGCCGAATTGCATTACAGCTGACCTATGTGTAGCGAGGGGCTCTGGCCTTATCAGATTGTGTGCTCCCTGGGACTGCTGATCCCACAGGGACCCCGCAGCCAGCCGAAGGTCGGACAGGGTGCTCATTGTGTTTCAGTCGAATGTGTAAATGACCTGAGCACCCCTTGTTCTGCTTTTAGATCCTGAACCCAGGCAGAGCTTTATGGAGTCCAGTCCTGGCAGGCTCCTGGGACTCAAAGCCGCCAGACCCCACGTGGAGCCAGGGGCCACATGTCCAACTGCTGCGCCCATGGCACAGAGACTGTTCCATGTTCTTGTGGGCGTCACTGGCAGTGTTGCAGCCCTAAAGTTGCCTCTTTTGGTGTCAAGGCTTATGGACATTCCTGGTGTGAGTATCCTTACTAGATGACATCAGAGACATGCCATTCCTGTTGCTGGCCTATTTTTGTGCAGTGCATGGAGTACTTCTTTCTTAATTGTGGTGTTTGTGGATGTCTTCCATGTGCCATGAGGGGAATGCTGGCAGTAGAGACCTGTGTACCAGTATAACCATAAGCTGGATTAGATGGTGTGGACAGGGTTAAAGGACGACTAGGAAAGGAATGTTCTGGCCAAGGGATGGACTAAATTTCCATATGCTGAGCTGTGGTTCCCTGAGGTCCTGGCATGGGGCAGGGTGAACTGGGGAAGTGTGGCCGGTTCTTAGTGCAGCTGCTTTTACCCTGGCTTGTATGCTGTAGCCCTGTCCTCCTCCTCGGACACCATGGCTGTTCTGTCAGTCCAAGTGCTTTTCTTGCTGCTCTAGTTTACACTTTGCTCCTTCAAGTGTTCAGAAATGCCCAGGGGCCCCTGCTTTGTGTTTGGGGTGGGAGTTAGCCTCCTGCCCTTGGCCAGAGCATCTCAACTTTATTCAGTTCTATATATtaggttttttgtggggtttttttttgacagagacagagagagagagagagggacagatagggacagacagacaggaagggagagagatgagaagcatcaattatttgttgcggctccttagttgttcactcattgctttctcatatgtaccttgaccagggggcttcagcagagcgagggaccccttgctcaagccagtgacctttgggctcaagccagcgaccttggtgtttcaaacctgggtcctccgtgtcccagtctgatgctctatccactgcaccaccgcctagttaGGCTATATTGGGGTTTTGAGGGCAGAGCCTTCTGTGGGAAAAGTTTAGCACTATAAACGGCAGGTAATAGCCCCTTCTTTTCTGGGATCCAGTGCCCTTCACTGGTCTGTTGGTctcccactgccctgccctgaTGGCCTTTGTTTGGCTGGCCCCTGCCAGGCTGCACGGCCCTCTCTGCCTTTTCAAATTCTATACAAAAAACTCATGTAGAAGCCCTCCTGGCCCACCTCAGCCCATGGGTGTTTTGCTTGCTTCCTTTTGAAATTctcatttgagcctgacctgtggtggcgcagtggataaagctgaggtcgccggttcgaaaccctgggcttgcctggtcaaggcacatatgggagttgatgcttccagctcctctcccccttctctctctgtctctctctcctctctctctccctctctgtctctctctcttcctttctctctcctctctaaaatgaataaataaaataaaataaaaaaattttaaaaaaattctcatttgaTGTATTGAAGtggtaaaatattttgtttagaaaagtTATTGCAATAAAGGAGAGACTTCAGTATAAAACTGGGCTTAGCCCTGAATACAACAAGGAATGGTGGGGATTTATAGCCAAGGAGCAACATCAGTGTCAGTGAATGGAAGAATCACTAAGAGGACATATCAGCAGTGATGGGGGATGCTGGCTACACCGTGCTGGCAGGATTCTTGCTGAAGCCAGGCAGGGTGGTCAGACAGGAAGGTTTCAAGGGATGAGCAGCCTGTCGTGGGTGGGGGCTTCTGGATTGACCAATTTAGCAGGATTCCTGCTCCTGAGGACAAGGATCCAAGATAGGCCTAGTTGAAAAAGTGGCTCACAGGAACCTGACTAGTTTGGTCAAggagagacttttttttaatttaagaagagAGGGGATAGTGAGAAAGACTATAGTGaaacctggggctgatgttcgaATTAGCAGAGCACCTGGCTATGGGagtagaggagggagagaagagagggggaggggaggagaagcagatggtctcttctcatgtgttcTCTGACCCGGTatggaacctgggatgtctgcacgctgggccaacgctttatccactgagtaacCGGCCAGGGACAAGGAGAGTCTCTTCATCAAGACATGGAACTGTCAGCTGCCTTTGACACTGCTCATCCTGTTGTACCCTTGATTTGTGGGGTGGTGTTAAGCCCCTGGGGCTCAGGGTGCTGTGTGCTTGCTTGTTACCTGCACAGTACCTGATGCAGGGGGCATAGGTAGATGTGCCTGGTATTTCCAGCAGGGGGCAGTGCTCACCTGCAGATAACCACATTGGGATTCCAGACAGGAATTGGGaaatctttcacttttttttttttttttttgagacagggagtcagaaagagggatagatagggacagacagacaggaacggatagagatgagaagcatatgtgccttgaccgtggggctacagcagaccgagtaaaccccttactcaagccagtgaccttgggttcaagctggtgagcttttgctcaaaccagatgagcccgcactcaagctggtgacctcagggtctcgaacctgggtcctccacatcgcagtccaacgctctatccactgcaccaccacctggtcaggctctttcactTTTTTACTTTCCACAAACTTCTACCCAGAAAGTCAGTCTCTCACCTCACCCCCCAGGCTGGGACAAGCAGTAAAGCAGGCAGCCAGGGCTGCCAGCTAGGCCGTAGGGGTAAAGAGAGGAGAGTCTTGTGGCTGCTCTGAGGGTAGGCACCGGTGCTGTTTGGGCAGGGTCACCTGGGGCCCTGCCACCGCTCATGTGCCCAGCACCTTTGGTAGCAGCTGGCCAACTAGAGCTGTGCGCATGGAAGGCCTGGGAGGGGTTGAAGTGAGACCGCCTTTGCTACTGCCCCCCAGGAGGGAATGCAGTTCCCTTTTCCCCATAGCCCCAGAACAAGGGGATTTCTGGACTGGGGGTGGCTAGGGGTGGGGAGTCCTATCCCAGGAAACAGATGGGCAGCTTCTGAGCTCAGGAAAGTGGCAGCTCCATGCTTCCTGCCTTCCCTCCCATGCAGCTAGCGTTTAGGGGGATGTGAGGAAAGGGTGGCCTGGAGCAGGGCTCGGTTCTCCCTCTCTGGCTGGAGTTGAAGCCAAAAGTCAGGTAGTCAGAAAGGCTCTGACCTTGGGAGGAGGGACGTCCTGACTTCACCTCTTGGAGCCCGCTTCTTCTAGTTTAAAATTAGGATGACTACTACCCATCCCCTTGGGCTCTTGTCATGGTTGAGGGAGGGGGCCACAGATGAAACGGTTTGCCATCTTGTGCCAATAACTAGGCACAgcacctggcatatggaagtacTTAACAGTGTGTTTCCTGtcctgattttctttcctttgttgtcatGTCCTTTGAGCTAGCCATATGGTGTGGGGTATTGGGGTCAGTGAGAAGACAGCACATGTGGGAGGAGTCATGGGGGCCACAGTCCACTTGCTTGAGTGAAGGCCCACATCCACGTCACCTTTGGCCATTTCTGGCCATTTCATCCTGCAGGTGGACAGCTCCTCAGAGAGCCTGGGTTTGCTTGGTGGGGCCCTTGAGAGGTATTGGTAACCAAGGGGAATCTCTGGCTTGCCTTGTGTTGGCCCTGAGATAGTGCCTTTCCCCCAGAACTTGTTCATATTCCCTGATAGCACTGGTCTCCCCACTTCAGCATTGCTCCCCAGGGGCAGTCTTTGTCCCTTGACATTGTCCTTCTTAGCTCTGTCTAAGCCAAGGCTCCCTGAGATTTTGACTAAGGAACAAGAAACTGGGATGAGGGCCCCAGGGAGCTGGGTGATTCTGCAGAGCTGGCTCCTGACAACTCCTGAATCATTTGCCTCTGGGCATGCCAGCAGAGCCACTGACCTAGAGCTAGACCACCAACTGGAAGGGGGTGACAGAGAGGGGTGGGTCTGGCCTCAGGGCTCACATACCAGCAGTCTTGGAAGAGAGGCCACCAGTAGAGAAGCCTTGGAGCCCTTACAtttgtggtggggggtggggagcagaggccAGCTCCACATCAAGAGAGGCAGCTGAGCACAGAGCATTTCCCACACTGGGACCCGGGGAAGTCAGTTTTTTATGGCCTTAGTTAGTTTTCTTCTCTAGGCAATGAAGAGAAGATGCTCAAATGGCCCATCTCCACTACGTCTCTGGCACTAGTGACGGAACATTGTAGATGGGAAGACACAGAGGACCAGGACCCAAAGGCAGCCTGAGAGAAGGTGCTGGGGGGAAGGAGCTTCTGGAGAGTTGGCAGTTCCCTGTCATGTAATTGGGCAGCAGTTGGTCTGAGTTGTCAGCATAGTAGGACTCTGCCCAGTGGTTGGCACCCTTCTCACTGGGGAGGAGAAGACGGACACCTCTAGCTTAGCCAGGGCGGGCTTCAGTAGGCTGAGAGCCAGGAGGGAATTTCCAAAGGTAGAGAAAATCTTCCACTCAGGGAGCTGGCAGACTCCGGGCTCATAGAAGGTTAACTTTCTAGCATGCCCATGAGGACGTGCAGAGCCGTCAAGGGTGCATGAAGGAGGTCTCCGCTCACACATGGTGTGGAACACATTCTTTTCCTGGAGGAAGATTGGCAACGTCTAGAGAAGTCACAAACATTGACAGTCCTCAGTTCATCCACAGGATGGAACCTTGTGGGATGTGTGGATAAACATTATGTGTGTAAGGATGTTGATTATAGcattattatttcaaaacaaaaacaaacaggaaacagAGAATGCCCAACTGTGGAGAGGTGTGCTGCAGTGGGCCAGTCACTCAGTGTGTTCCGTGGCAGTGGTTCAGAAGGACGCCTGGATGGGTCTCTGTGTTGATGTAGGACGAtgcttaagatatatatatatatgcgagTGAGCAAGGCGCTGTGCTTAGTACACCGCAGCACGCCACCCAACTCTCGTCCCATGGCCCGTTCCCATATGGCCAGTGGGCTAAGaatagttttttactttttaaaatggttagatcctgactaggtggtggcacggtggatagagtgttggactgggatatggaggacccaggttcaaaatcccggggttgccagctcgagcgcagactcatctggcttgagtacaggctcaccagcttgagcacagggtcactggcttgagtgtgggatcatagatatgacccgatggtcgctggctttaggccagaggtcactggcttgagcaaggggtcacttgttctgctggagccccccccatcccaccctggtcaaggcacatatgagaaagcaattcgtgaacaactaagttgccacaacgaagaactgattgttcccatctctctctcttcctgtgtgtctgtccctatctgtcgtccccccttcacaaaaataaataaaataaaatggttagaAAAACCAAAAGAAGACGATTTGGTGCCATGTGAAAGTACATAACATTCAGATTTCAGGGTCCATCATGCCTCATTGAACCATAGCCACATTCGGTCACCGACACATTGCTAATCACTGCAGTCTTGATGCTGGGGTGTGGAGTAGTTGCAGCAATGTCTAAAATAGCTTCTGACTCTTTATAGAAATATGctactcacagaaattaggggatatttcaaaatgaatatgaaatgataaaatgtcccctaatttttgtgagcagtatagttgctGGGCCACACATGTAGCTTGATTCCTTCTGTACAGTCACAGGTCTGAGTGACTGCCTGCGGTTTGTCCCCAGCAGTTACCCTGGTAGAGGgatggaggaaaagaaacaaggaagcgagccttgcatttttcattttgtgtCATTCTGTTGGGTTTTAACACAGTgcatatttatgttatttttgaagTCAGTTGGGGCTTTTGGTGGGGATATATGGAACATTTTTTGtaactttatgtttttgtttttgtttttttcaccgAGGAAAGGAAAACAGGAGAAACAAGGCCTGGTGTGAGGTTTTTCTTTCCAGGTAGGGGCCACCCACTTGCTCTGGGGTCCGCTGTAGAAACTTGGTTCTCTCATCTGTAGTGCTCCCAAGTCGCTGAGGCCTCTGCTGGCCTGGCTggccccttcctccccagcctgCTCCTCAATGGAGTGAGCTCTGCCAGCTGTGGTTCTAGGGCAGCCAGCCCTGGGCTGAggggccccaggccccagggcctTCCTTGATACCCCAGAACAACATCCCCATGGAGAGCCTGTGAGGTACGTCTCTCTGGTTTAGTTCTTGAGAGTGCACTTGCTGGGGAAGGGCACAGAGGGAATGGCAGCTCGGTCCCACTTCAGTGGCAGGATGGGCTGGAACAACCAGAACACCcgctcccacaggaagcccctttCGGGGTAGAGCCTGGTGGAAATGGCAGTGGTCACAGAAGGGTTGGGATGGCACAGGGTGCTAGGTGGGCCCCTGGCAGCCATGTGGTACAGATGGTCCACGGctcagaaagggagacagaggctGAGAGGAAGATGTTACTTGAGATCTCCAGCGAGTGAGTTGGCAAAACTGGAGCCCGAGGCCACATTTCCTGACTCCTTTCAGTGCGTGAACTTGAGTCGCTCGAGTCTGGAGCGGGGGCATTCTCTGCTTGAGCTAACTGCAGCTGAGGACGAGAACCTCCAGGAACTGTGGACTCTTGCCTGATCTGCCTTACTTTATGGTCAGGGGTTATAGATACCCACCCACCTATTAAACTGAGTTCTTCCTGAAGGCACAGCTTGTGTCTTACCTGCTCTGGCCCCGTGCACATGATAGGCTTAGTGAACATTTGCCACCTGAGACATCATTATGAGGCACTGGGACCCCTATCAGTCAACCAGAAACCCTTCGGGGGTTTGTCAACAACTCTACCTTCTCCACAGCTTCCCACACCATGTGCTGACTGCCCTGAGCACCACAACTCCTTCTTCCTGGACTGTACCTGCCTCCCCATGCTCAGGGTCATGTCAGGTGCTTGGctggccccaggccctgggcaCTGCCAGTATCAACACTGGTCAGCTCATTGTCAGGAGCCCCTGCCATGTGCATCAGCCCAGAGTCCTGAGCTACCAAAGGTCAGGGCTCCTTGCCCTGTGGCAGGTTAAGTCATGACTGATGCTTCCCCTCCAAAACCTTCATGGATCCGGGAGCCATCATTACGCCCCCTGCCAGAAATACTTGCTCTTCCCCGGCCAATCAGCTAGGGCATCCAGCTATGCCCTTGTTCACTCGTGTACACCAGTGCCTGCTTTCCAGGATGGTCGCCACTAGCCACATTCAAATTCAAATTTGAATTACTAAAGTTCACTTAAACCAAAATTTAGTTCTGTAGTCACACCAGCCCTACCTCAGGTGCTCAGTGGCCCAGTGTGGCACATGGCTGCCATGCGGAGTGGCCGAGGTGAGAGGTGGCACATTCCCATCACTACAGAGAGTTCCACTATGTAATTCGGTAGAGCAGGTCATTTTGCCTCCCAGGGGACACTGGACAATGTCCAGAGATATTTCTGGTGGTCTTGACTTGCAAATGGGTAGAGGCCAGAGGTGTGGTGGGAGGTAGAAGTTCAAGCTATAGGGTCTGTCTCGTCCAGTGTCTGTGGACGTACCTCTCCACAGGTCTCTTGTAACCTGCCTCAGAAGTAGTGTGGGCCAGACAAGGGGCCCAGAGTGGAAGAGAAGGTATCACCCCagattctgttttcatttccctCCTCTGACTCCAGGAGCCCAAGATGTCTTGCTGATGTCTCTCCAGCAGAGCAGAGGGAACCAGACTTGCCAGTTGGTTTCCGGAAGAAATTGCTGTAAATGCCAGGCAACATGCAGGCAGCTCACATCATAGGGTTTAGCCAAGCCTCGGTCATACTGCACAAAGAGAGTCAGGTTAAGAATatagatataggccctggctggttggctcagcggtagagcgtcggcctggcgtgcggggaacccgggttcgattcccggccagggcacataggagaagtgcccatttgcttctccacccccatcccctccttcctctctgtctttctcttcccctcccgcagccaaggctccattggagcagagatggcccaatggggatggctccttggcctccgccccaggcactagagtggctctggtcgtggcagagcgataccccggaggggcagagcatcgccccctggtgggcagagcgttgcccctggtgggcgtgccgggtggatcctggtcgggcgcatgcgggagtctgtctgactgtctctccctgtttccagcttcagaaaaatacaaaaaaaaaaaaaaaaaaaaaagaatatagaggcctgacctgtggtggcacagtggataaagcgtcgacctggaaatgctgaggtcgccggttcgaaaccctgggcttgcctggttaaggtacatgtgggagttgatgcttccagctcctcctctctcctctctctccccttctctctcctctctaaaaatgaataaataaaacaataaactttaataaaaaaaaaaaaaagaatatagatataaaaaagttGGCAATGGTCCTGCTGGGGGACTACACACCAAGTTGCCTTTTAGGAACTATGCATTATGTGGGAGATTGTTACAGTGCCCAGCCTTGCTTCTACTGGGACCCAGGCATGTGTAAGACAAGCCAAAGAGGGTTCCTGCCCTCAGGAGTTTTTCTTGCCCTGCCCAGGCTCCTTGGCATTTGCTGGGACAGAGGCTAGGATGAGTGAGTGAATAGAATGAGTAATTGAGTATCTCAGAAGGTAACacaacttgctattttttttgttctggGGGCCCAGCCTTTGACCCTTGGGACcttcaggcagagaaataaaaatgaaagaacacaACCCTAGGGCTGGCCACGCAGATGAGTGACATCCCTCTAAAACCaggaaaactggccagggcctgctggaaAGCACTGAGGTCAGGGTCACTTCCAAGGAGAGGTGACTAGCCACTTCAGTGGGGTCATGGTGGGGGCAGTAGGAAGAAGAGACCTATCCTGTACTTTTCACATTACTCTTTAGGAAAAGACAGTGATCCCAGGAAGCTCCCTAACAACTGTGTGCCCTGGGGAGGCAACCAGAGAGGGATCAACTGagagactgggggaggggcttagAGGGGAGGTCTCAAGTCCAAGGTGGGAGCCCTGCATGGACCCCTGGCTAGAACCCTCCAGGGACCAGGGAGAGGCCAAATGAAGACCATGAGACACTGAGTGGATGTAGAGGGGAAAAgctgagaggaaagagggagcccCTAAACAGGGTCCTTACCAACGGGGGGCTCCTGAACATTGGCCCCAAGTGCAGTCTTCCCCTTGAGATCTGGCAGGCAGTTTGGGATCTGGGGAGTGAAGGAGAACTAGATCTTCAGGAAGCAGTTTTCCAAATTTCAGAATGGAAGAGGATGGGCTGGGACCTTCCTAAATGTCATATTATTCAAGTGGTTGGGGAGCTGTTAGCAATGAAAGCATGTACCCACGGGGAAAAGAAGGCAGTGACTAGAAACTGGTCTGAGCACCTGTTGAGAATGGTTGGAGAACAGATGGAAAGGGGGACATACAAGCAAAGGTGAAGGTGGTATATGGTCCTGAGTGAGCCAAAGTGTG
Proteins encoded in this region:
- the PPCDC gene encoding phosphopantothenoylcysteine decarboxylase isoform X5, which encodes MSMIPRSSQQPPAQIDPEPRQSFMESSPGRLLGLKAARPHVEPGATCPTAAPMAQRLFHVLVGVTGSVAALKLPLLVSRLMDIPGTCVIRAWDCRKPLLFCPAMNTTMWEHPITSQQVGQLQAFGYIEIPCVAKMLVCGDQGLGAMAEVDTIVDKVKEVLSQHTDSQLS